A portion of the Vanessa atalanta chromosome 14, ilVanAtal1.2, whole genome shotgun sequence genome contains these proteins:
- the LOC125068999 gene encoding elongation of very long chain fatty acids protein 7-like, translated as MFPQLPKGHLSFVEKWPLMNPYDMGFIIVTYFAFILKIGPMLMEKRQPLQLNKFLIVYNMVKVINSSILAFKFLSYILDKGLFPRKCVYDDQTMFIIAVLYWKYMATKILDLVDTIIFVVRKKNNQITFLHVYHHVFMVLVTWCSLKYDPTDHWAFMAIVNCVIHVIMYTYYGISALGPRYRRYLWWKKYLTIMQLLQFVFIFTHVVIQTYTSQCPMSSITYWVGIFNLSLFICLFADFYNKRYRAKLKDTSFACTRQVDD; from the exons ATGTTTCCACAACTACCTAAAGGTCAtc TCAGCTTCGTGGAGAAATGGCCGTTAATGAATCCATACGATATGGGATTTATTATAGTGACGTATTTTgcatttattcttaaaataggACCTATGCTAATGGAGAAGCGTCAACCattacaattgaataaatttcTTATAGTATATAACATGGTTAAAGTGATAAATTCGAGCATATTAGCATTTAAG TTTCTGTCATACATACTTGATAAAGGATTGTTTCCACGAAAATGTGTATACGATGACCAAACTATGTTC aTAATAGCAGTTCTATACTGGAAATACATGGCAACAAAAATCTTGGATCTCGTTGACACGATTATCTTCGTAGTCCGAAAGAAAAACaaccaaataacatttttacacgTATATCACCATGTCTTCATGGTGCTCGTGACTTGGTGTTCGTTGAAATATGATCCTACAGATCATTGGGCTTTTATGGCAATTGTAAATTGTGTTATACACGTCATCATGTATACATATTACGGTATTTCGGCTTTAGGTCCCAGATACAGGAGGTACCTTTGGTGGAAGAAATACTTGACTATAATGCAACTG CTGCAATTCGTTTTCATTTTTACTCACGTGGTCATTCAAACCTACACTTCGCAGTGCCCTATGAGCTCTATTACCTACTGGGTAGGAATATTTAATCTTTCACTCTTCATATGCCTCTTCGCTGACTTCTATAACAAGAGATATAGAGCCAAGCTGAAGGACACATCTTTTGCCTGCACAAGACAGGTTGATGATTAA